One genomic window of Oncorhynchus kisutch isolate 150728-3 linkage group LG24, Okis_V2, whole genome shotgun sequence includes the following:
- the LOC109869091 gene encoding ubiquitin carboxyl-terminal hydrolase 19 isoform X9, with protein MASSSESGRRNGGQRSADDSSSKKKQKDRANQESREAKRAAAGANAEHKKDVFVDWKQNANEVIARLRCGDGVQRVEDVTTTFTDTDCHARFPDGRQWDCHLHEEIEGSCSKVQYKEKSGFLLLVMHKKIPFHSWPSLMQNKKEKQPVKVEAKNGKDQKQSPLVKPEKSVLETADMAELSTQTSAPPAQCEQRRGKAERGVKCIMNYKPADRPESVVKDGGEGQTKPVNVSKGDLPQEPSAKRPVHPPKVSTDPTSEMPRDTHSKSTANGKPHSPTGRDLQTSTAGDNRAELLGNGHEGTTPEVAVSHTQQELKVQTEDKKAPESDFKAGAEEVIIPAATVSSAEISPKAGASSIRTERPGEAERTDSETLVRQPPNEADQATESLTPTNRSGSGNPVTATDTKQAESSSSSSSSRTQEEKRDRSKEEPLEMKQEEAVPEPMVNLKLLKNDSYEKGTDLMVVNVYMKGIFRETARVIFREQDFTLIFQTSDVNFLRLHADCGANTIFKWQVKLRNLIQPEQSTYAFTPSRLDITLKKRHSQRWGGLEAPATQVGGAKVAVPSAPSSQASQPGSSKHSLSAKEEPPWVGEGKPKPPRTVDGCLDSVSSRTVSDHVPIKQEPAVTPKPTCMVQPMTHAPPAGSQHSQRSVEEEEEEEEEKVCLPGFTGLVNLGNTCFMNSVIQSLSNTRELRDYFHDRAFENEINCKNPLGTGGRLAIGFAVLLRALWKGTHHAFQPSKLKAIVASKASQFTGYAQHDAQEFMAFLLDGLHEDLNRIQNKPYTETVDSDGRLDEVVADEAWQRHKMRNDSFIVDLFQGQYKSKLVCPVCSKVSITFDPFLYLPVPLPQKQKVLTVFYFAKEPHKKPMKFLVSVSKENSSTAEVLESISRSVRIKAENLRLAEVVKSRFHRIFLPSNSLDTLSSSDMLFCFEVLSKELAKERVVVLQVQQRPQVPSIPISKCAACLKPPLSDEEKLKRCTRCYRVGYCNQVCQKKHWSSHKVLCGPNIENVGLPFLVSVPESRLTYARLSQLLEGYSRYSVNVFQPPFQSGRTSPEVTQCLADLPPPAETPESVGSGDTARGGGAGDSEQEGSSLVPEAPLETAQASAHPAGDPDALSTHTTDSGFIEASSDSQGEKETSCEKAVRPEGKAAVTGYQQPSESASSHTSQFYITVLHSNSKEQTLEEKEEAVLDLPEDSSLELVWKNNERLKEYVLVRSKELEFEEDPGSVNETARAGHFTLEQCLNLFTRPEVLAPEEAWYCPKCQQHREASKQLLLWRLPNVLIIQLKRFSFRSFIWRDKINDMVDFPVRNLDLSKFCIGQKDDMQQPPIYDLYAVINHYGGMIGGHYTAYARLPSAQNSQRSDVGWRLFDDSTVTMVEESQVVTRYAYVLFYRRRNSPVERPPRLLGAESPTSAGASASQASLIWQELEQEEEGVEEGPRGLFRPRLGRRRAARREDGVEGQVWRLLRQRIPHYSDDDCVRYFVLGTLAALLALLVNLLYRANWG; from the exons ATGGCCAGCAGCAGTGAGTCAGGTCGGCGTAATGGGGGTCAGCGCAGCGCAGATGACAGCAGCAGCAAGAAGAAGCAGaaggacagggccaaccaggagAGCAGGGAGGCCAAGCGAGCAGCAGCAGGGGCCAATGCAGAGCACAAGAAAG ATGTGTTTGTGGACTGGAAGCAGAATGCTAATGAGGTGATCGCGAGGCTGCGCTGTGGAGACGGGGTGCAGAGGGTGGAGGACGTCACCACTACCTTCACCGACACAGACTGTCATGCCCGCTTCCCAG ATGGGCGCCAGTGGGACTGTCATCTGCATGAGGAGATTGAgggctcctgcagcaaagtacagTACAAAGAGAAGAGTGGCTTCCTCCTGCTGGTTATGCACAAGAAGATCCCCTTCCACTCCTGGCCTTCCCTTATG CAAAATAAAAAGGAGAAGCAGCCTGTGAAAGTGGAGGCCAAGAACGGTAAAGACCAGAAACAGTCGCCTCTGGTAAAGCCTGAGAAGTCTGTCCTAGAGACGGCAGACATGGCTGAACTGTCCACCCAGACGTCTGCTCCACCGGCACAGTGTGAACAGAGGCGTGGCAAAGCAGAGCGAGGTGTCAAATGCATCATGAACTACAAACCAGCCGACAGGCCAGAGTCTGTGgtgaaggatggaggagaggggcagaCAAAGCCGGTCAATGTCAGTAAAGGGGACCTGCCTCAGGAGCCCAGTGCCAAGCGCCCCGTCCATCCCCCCAAGGTCTCCACGGACCCCACCTCAGAGATGCCCAGGGACACACACTCCAAGTCCACAGCCAATGGGAAACCACATAGCCCCACTGGCCGGGACCTCCAGACGTCTACAGCTGGTGACAATCGAGCTGAGCTGCTAGGCAATGGCCATGAGGGTACAACACCTGAGGTAGCCGTCAGCCACACGCAGCAGGAGTTGAAAGTTCAG ACTGAGGACAAgaaggccccagagtctgattTCAAGGCTGGTGCCGAAGAGGTGATCATACCGGCAGCCACTGTGTCCAGTGCTGAGATCAGCCCCAAGGCTGGAGCCTCCAGCATCAGAACAGAGAGGCCAGGGGAGGCCGAGAGGACTGATTCTGAGACGCTAGTGAGACAGCCTCCGAATGAGGCTGACCAGGCCACTGAGTCTCTAACACCAACCAATCGGTCAGGATCAGGGAATCCTGTGACTGCAACAGACACCAAGCAGGCTGAGTcctccagcagcagcagcagcagcaggactcaggaggagaagagggaccgGTCTAAGGAGGAACCTCTGGAGATGAAGCAGGAGGAAG CAGTTCCAGAGCCAATGGTGAACCTGAAGTTGTTGAAGAACGACTCGTACGAGAAAGGGACAGACCTGATGGTGGTCAACGTGTACATGAAGGGTATCTTCAGAGAGACAGCCAGGGTGATCTTCAGAGAACAGGACTTCACACTCATCTTCCAGACCAG CGATGTAAATTTCTTGCGTCTTCATGCGGACTGCGGAGCGAACACCATCTTTAAGTGGCAAGTCAAACTCCG GAACCTCATCCAGCCTGAGCAGTCCACGTATGCCTTCACCCCATCCCGTTTAgacatcaccctgaagaagaGGCACAGCCAGCGCTGGGGGGGCCTGGAGGCCCCTGCTACACAAG TGGGTGGCGCCAAGGTTGCTGTGCCCTCCGCACCGTCCTCTCAGGCCAGTCAGCCGGGAAGCAGCAAGCACTCCCTCTCTGCCAAGGAGGAGCCACCCTGGGTGGGGGAGGGGAAACCCAAGCCCCCTCGGACAGTGGACGGATGCCTGGACAGTGTGTCATCCCGCACCGTCTCAGACCATGTCCCCATCAAACAGGAGCCTGCAGTCACG CCCAAGCCCACCTGTATGGTCCAGCCCATGACCCACGCACCTCCTGCCGGCAGCCAGCACAGCCAGCGCAGcgttgaggaggaagaggaggaggaggaggagaaggtgtgtCTGCCAGGCTTCACAGGCCTGGTCAACCTGGGCAACACATGCTTTATGAACAGTGTCATCCAGTCTCTTTCCAACACCCGGGAACTCAGGGACTACTTTCATG ACCGGGCGTTTGAGAATGAGATCAACTGTAAGAACCCGTTGGGGACGGGTGGTCGGCTGGCCATCGGGTTCGCTGTGCTGCTCCGGGCTTTGTGGAAGGGTACCCACCATGCCTTTCAGCCCTCTAAGTTAAAG GCGATCGTGGCCAGTAAGGCCAGTCAGTTTACAGGCTATGCCCAGCACGATGCCCAGGAGTTCATGGCCTTCCTCCTGGATGGGCTCCACGAGGACCTGAACCGCATCCAGAACAAGCCCTACACAGAGACCGTGGACTCAGACGGACGGCTGGACGAG GTGGTGGCAGATGAGGCGTGGCAGAGGCACAAGATGAGAAACGACTCGTTCATCGTAGACCTCTTCCAGGGCCAGTACAAATCCAAGCTCGTCTGCCCAGTGTGCTCCAAG gttTCCATAACCTTTGACCCCTTCCTCTACCTTCCCGTGCCCTTGCCCCAGAAGCAGAAGGTCCTCACAGTGTTCTACTTTGCTAAAGAGCCTCACAAGAAACCCATGAAG TTCCTGGTGAGTGTGAGTAAAGAGAACTCGAGCACAGCCGAGGTCCTGGAGTCCATCTCTCGGAGTGTGAGGATCAAGGCAGAGAACCTGAGATTGGCTGAGGTAGTGAAGAGTCGCTTCCATCGAATCTTCCTCCCATCCAACTCCCTGGACACGCTCTCCTCCTCAGACATGCTCTTCTGCTTCGAAGTGCTGTCTAAGGAGCTGGCCAAGGAGAGGGTGGTGGTGCTCCAAGTCCAGCAG AGGCCTCAGGTCCCCAGTATTCCCATCTCGAAGTGTGCTGCCTGCCTGAAGCCTCCTCTCTCGGATGAAGAGAAACTGAAGCGATGCACCCGCTGCTACCGCGTGGGTTACTGCAACCA GGTTTGCCAGAAAAAACATTGGTCCAGCCACAAGGTTCTGTGTGGGCCCAACATAGAGAACGTGGGGCTTCCCTTCCTGGTCAGCGTCCCTGAGTCCAGACTCACCTATGCCCGGCTGTCCCAGCTGCTGGAAGGATACTCAAG GTATTCAGTGAACGTGTTCCAGCCTCCCTTCCAGTCTGGCAGGACGTCTCCAGAGGTCACCCAGTGCCTGGCTGACCTTCCCCCTCCAGCAGAGACCCCTGAAAGTGTGGGGTCAGGGGATACGGCCAGGGGCGGTGGGGCAGGGGACTCGGAGCAGGAGGGCTCCTCTCTGGTTCCTGAGGCTCCACTAGAGACAGCCCAGGCCTCAGCACATCCAGCCGGAGACCCAGACGCCCTCTCCACCCACACCACAGACTCAGGTTTCATTGAGGCGTCCTCTGACTcccagggagagaaggagacctCCTGTGAGAAGGCTGTCAGACCAGAAGGTAAAG CTGCTGTGACCGGCTACCAGCAACCATCAGAGTCTGCGTCCAGCCACACCTCTCAGTTCTACATCACCGTCCTCCACTCCAACAGCAAGGAGCAGACACTGGAGGAAAAGG AAGAGGCCGTTCTGGACCTCCCTGAGGACTCCAGCCTGGAGCTGGTGTGGAAGAACAACGAGCGTCTCAAGGAGTACGTCCTGGTTCGGTCCAAGGAGCTGGAATTTGAAGAGGACCCTGGGTCGGTCAACGAGACAGCCAGGGCTGGACACTTCACCCTGGAGCAGTGCCTCAACCTCTTCACTAGGCCTGAGGTGCTGGCACCAGAGGAGGCATG gtACTGTCCAAAGTGCCAGCAGCACAGAGAGGCCTCCAAGCAGCTGCTGCTATGGCGTCTGCCCAACGTCCTCATCATCCAGCTCAAACGCTTCTCCTTCCGCAGCTTCATCTGGAGGGACAAGATCAATGACATGGTCGACTTCCCCgtcag GAACCTGGACCTCAGTAAGTTCTGTATTGGTCAGAAGGATGACATGCAGCAGCCGCCCATCTATGACCTCTATGCAGTCATCAATCACTACGGGGGCATGATCGGAGGTCACTACACTGCCTACGCACGCCTGCCCAGCGCCCAGAACAGCCAGCGCAGTGATGTTG gctGGCGTCTTTTTGATGACAGTACGGTGACTATGGTGGAGGAGAGCCAGGTGGTGACACGCTATGCCTACGTGCTGTTCTACCGCCGCCGCAACTCCCCTGTGGAACGACCACCTCGCTTACTGGGGGCCGAGTCCCCCACCTCTGCAGGAGCCAGCGCCAGCCAG GCATCTCTGATATGGCAGGAActggagcaggaagaggagggtgtTGAAGAGGGCCCCCGGGGCCTGTTCCGTCCCAGGCTGGGGAGGAGAAGAGCAGCCAGGAGGGAGGATGGGGTGGAGGGGCAGGTGTGGCGGCTGCTGCGCCAAAGGATCCCGCATTATTCTGATGACGACTGTGTCCGATATTTTGTCCTGGGTACCTTGGCTGCTCTACTAGCGTTGTTAGTGAACCTACTGTACAGAGCCAACTGGGGCTAA
- the LOC109869091 gene encoding ubiquitin carboxyl-terminal hydrolase 19 isoform X6, with the protein MASSSESGRRNGGQRSADDSSSKKKQKDRANQESREAKRAAAGANAEHKKDVFVDWKQNANEVIARLRCGDGVQRVEDVTTTFTDTDCHARFPDGRQWDCHLHEEIEGSCSKVQYKEKSGFLLLVMHKKIPFHSWPSLMQNKKEKQPVKVEAKNGKDQKQSPLVKPEKSVLETADMAELSTQTSAPPAQCEQRRGKAERGVKCIMNYKPADRPESVVKDGGEGQTKPVNVSKGDLPQEPSAKRPVHPPKVSTDPTSEMPRDTHSKSTANGKPHSPTGRDLQTSTAGDNRAELLGNGHEGTTPEVAVSHTQQELKVQTEDKKAPESDFKAGAEEVIIPAATVSSAEISPKAGASSIRTERPGEAERTDSETLVRQPPNEADQATESLTPTNRSGSGNPVTATDTKQAESSSSSSSSRTQEEKRDRSKEEPLEMKQEEAVPEPMVNLKLLKNDSYEKGTDLMVVNVYMKGIFRETARVIFREQDFTLIFQTSDVNFLRLHADCGANTIFKWQVKLRNLIQPEQSTYAFTPSRLDITLKKRHSQRWGGLEAPATQGAVGGAKVAVPSAPSSQASQPGSSKHSLSAKEEPPWVGEGKPKPPRTVDGCLDSVSSRTVSDHVPIKQEPAVTPKPTCMVQPMTHAPPAGSQHSQRSVEEEEEEEEEKVCLPGFTGLVNLGNTCFMNSVIQSLSNTRELRDYFHDRAFENEINCKNPLGTGGRLAIGFAVLLRALWKGTHHAFQPSKLKAIVASKASQFTGYAQHDAQEFMAFLLDGLHEDLNRIQNKPYTETVDSDGRLDEVGEIKVVADEAWQRHKMRNDSFIVDLFQGQYKSKLVCPVCSKVSITFDPFLYLPVPLPQKQKVLTVFYFAKEPHKKPMKFLVSVSKENSSTAEVLESISRSVRIKAENLRLAEVVKSRFHRIFLPSNSLDTLSSSDMLFCFEVLSKELAKERVVVLQVQQRPQVPSIPISKCAACLKPPLSDEEKLKRCTRCYRVGYCNQVCQKKHWSSHKVLCGPNIENVGLPFLVSVPESRLTYARLSQLLEGYSRYSVNVFQPPFQSGRTSPEVTQCLADLPPPAETPESVGSGDTARGGGAGDSEQEGSSLVPEAPLETAQASAHPAGDPDALSTHTTDSGFIEASSDSQGEKETSCEKAVRPEAAVTGYQQPSESASSHTSQFYITVLHSNSKEQTLEEKEAVLDLPEDSSLELVWKNNERLKEYVLVRSKELEFEEDPGSVNETARAGHFTLEQCLNLFTRPEVLAPEEAWYCPKCQQHREASKQLLLWRLPNVLIIQLKRFSFRSFIWRDKINDMVDFPVRNLDLSKFCIGQKDDMQQPPIYDLYAVINHYGGMIGGHYTAYARLPSAQNSQRSDVGWRLFDDSTVTMVEESQVVTRYAYVLFYRRRNSPVERPPRLLGAESPTSAGASASQASLIWQELEQEEEGVEEGPRGLFRPRLGRRRAARREDGVEGQVWRLLRQRIPHYSDDDCVRYFVLGTLAALLALLVNLLYRANWG; encoded by the exons ATGGCCAGCAGCAGTGAGTCAGGTCGGCGTAATGGGGGTCAGCGCAGCGCAGATGACAGCAGCAGCAAGAAGAAGCAGaaggacagggccaaccaggagAGCAGGGAGGCCAAGCGAGCAGCAGCAGGGGCCAATGCAGAGCACAAGAAAG ATGTGTTTGTGGACTGGAAGCAGAATGCTAATGAGGTGATCGCGAGGCTGCGCTGTGGAGACGGGGTGCAGAGGGTGGAGGACGTCACCACTACCTTCACCGACACAGACTGTCATGCCCGCTTCCCAG ATGGGCGCCAGTGGGACTGTCATCTGCATGAGGAGATTGAgggctcctgcagcaaagtacagTACAAAGAGAAGAGTGGCTTCCTCCTGCTGGTTATGCACAAGAAGATCCCCTTCCACTCCTGGCCTTCCCTTATG CAAAATAAAAAGGAGAAGCAGCCTGTGAAAGTGGAGGCCAAGAACGGTAAAGACCAGAAACAGTCGCCTCTGGTAAAGCCTGAGAAGTCTGTCCTAGAGACGGCAGACATGGCTGAACTGTCCACCCAGACGTCTGCTCCACCGGCACAGTGTGAACAGAGGCGTGGCAAAGCAGAGCGAGGTGTCAAATGCATCATGAACTACAAACCAGCCGACAGGCCAGAGTCTGTGgtgaaggatggaggagaggggcagaCAAAGCCGGTCAATGTCAGTAAAGGGGACCTGCCTCAGGAGCCCAGTGCCAAGCGCCCCGTCCATCCCCCCAAGGTCTCCACGGACCCCACCTCAGAGATGCCCAGGGACACACACTCCAAGTCCACAGCCAATGGGAAACCACATAGCCCCACTGGCCGGGACCTCCAGACGTCTACAGCTGGTGACAATCGAGCTGAGCTGCTAGGCAATGGCCATGAGGGTACAACACCTGAGGTAGCCGTCAGCCACACGCAGCAGGAGTTGAAAGTTCAG ACTGAGGACAAgaaggccccagagtctgattTCAAGGCTGGTGCCGAAGAGGTGATCATACCGGCAGCCACTGTGTCCAGTGCTGAGATCAGCCCCAAGGCTGGAGCCTCCAGCATCAGAACAGAGAGGCCAGGGGAGGCCGAGAGGACTGATTCTGAGACGCTAGTGAGACAGCCTCCGAATGAGGCTGACCAGGCCACTGAGTCTCTAACACCAACCAATCGGTCAGGATCAGGGAATCCTGTGACTGCAACAGACACCAAGCAGGCTGAGTcctccagcagcagcagcagcagcaggactcaggaggagaagagggaccgGTCTAAGGAGGAACCTCTGGAGATGAAGCAGGAGGAAG CAGTTCCAGAGCCAATGGTGAACCTGAAGTTGTTGAAGAACGACTCGTACGAGAAAGGGACAGACCTGATGGTGGTCAACGTGTACATGAAGGGTATCTTCAGAGAGACAGCCAGGGTGATCTTCAGAGAACAGGACTTCACACTCATCTTCCAGACCAG CGATGTAAATTTCTTGCGTCTTCATGCGGACTGCGGAGCGAACACCATCTTTAAGTGGCAAGTCAAACTCCG GAACCTCATCCAGCCTGAGCAGTCCACGTATGCCTTCACCCCATCCCGTTTAgacatcaccctgaagaagaGGCACAGCCAGCGCTGGGGGGGCCTGGAGGCCCCTGCTACACAAG GTGCAGTGGGTGGCGCCAAGGTTGCTGTGCCCTCCGCACCGTCCTCTCAGGCCAGTCAGCCGGGAAGCAGCAAGCACTCCCTCTCTGCCAAGGAGGAGCCACCCTGGGTGGGGGAGGGGAAACCCAAGCCCCCTCGGACAGTGGACGGATGCCTGGACAGTGTGTCATCCCGCACCGTCTCAGACCATGTCCCCATCAAACAGGAGCCTGCAGTCACG CCCAAGCCCACCTGTATGGTCCAGCCCATGACCCACGCACCTCCTGCCGGCAGCCAGCACAGCCAGCGCAGcgttgaggaggaagaggaggaggaggaggagaaggtgtgtCTGCCAGGCTTCACAGGCCTGGTCAACCTGGGCAACACATGCTTTATGAACAGTGTCATCCAGTCTCTTTCCAACACCCGGGAACTCAGGGACTACTTTCATG ACCGGGCGTTTGAGAATGAGATCAACTGTAAGAACCCGTTGGGGACGGGTGGTCGGCTGGCCATCGGGTTCGCTGTGCTGCTCCGGGCTTTGTGGAAGGGTACCCACCATGCCTTTCAGCCCTCTAAGTTAAAG GCGATCGTGGCCAGTAAGGCCAGTCAGTTTACAGGCTATGCCCAGCACGATGCCCAGGAGTTCATGGCCTTCCTCCTGGATGGGCTCCACGAGGACCTGAACCGCATCCAGAACAAGCCCTACACAGAGACCGTGGACTCAGACGGACGGCTGGACGAGGTGGGTGAAATAAAG GTGGTGGCAGATGAGGCGTGGCAGAGGCACAAGATGAGAAACGACTCGTTCATCGTAGACCTCTTCCAGGGCCAGTACAAATCCAAGCTCGTCTGCCCAGTGTGCTCCAAG gttTCCATAACCTTTGACCCCTTCCTCTACCTTCCCGTGCCCTTGCCCCAGAAGCAGAAGGTCCTCACAGTGTTCTACTTTGCTAAAGAGCCTCACAAGAAACCCATGAAG TTCCTGGTGAGTGTGAGTAAAGAGAACTCGAGCACAGCCGAGGTCCTGGAGTCCATCTCTCGGAGTGTGAGGATCAAGGCAGAGAACCTGAGATTGGCTGAGGTAGTGAAGAGTCGCTTCCATCGAATCTTCCTCCCATCCAACTCCCTGGACACGCTCTCCTCCTCAGACATGCTCTTCTGCTTCGAAGTGCTGTCTAAGGAGCTGGCCAAGGAGAGGGTGGTGGTGCTCCAAGTCCAGCAG AGGCCTCAGGTCCCCAGTATTCCCATCTCGAAGTGTGCTGCCTGCCTGAAGCCTCCTCTCTCGGATGAAGAGAAACTGAAGCGATGCACCCGCTGCTACCGCGTGGGTTACTGCAACCA GGTTTGCCAGAAAAAACATTGGTCCAGCCACAAGGTTCTGTGTGGGCCCAACATAGAGAACGTGGGGCTTCCCTTCCTGGTCAGCGTCCCTGAGTCCAGACTCACCTATGCCCGGCTGTCCCAGCTGCTGGAAGGATACTCAAG GTATTCAGTGAACGTGTTCCAGCCTCCCTTCCAGTCTGGCAGGACGTCTCCAGAGGTCACCCAGTGCCTGGCTGACCTTCCCCCTCCAGCAGAGACCCCTGAAAGTGTGGGGTCAGGGGATACGGCCAGGGGCGGTGGGGCAGGGGACTCGGAGCAGGAGGGCTCCTCTCTGGTTCCTGAGGCTCCACTAGAGACAGCCCAGGCCTCAGCACATCCAGCCGGAGACCCAGACGCCCTCTCCACCCACACCACAGACTCAGGTTTCATTGAGGCGTCCTCTGACTcccagggagagaaggagacctCCTGTGAGAAGGCTGTCAGACCAGAAG CTGCTGTGACCGGCTACCAGCAACCATCAGAGTCTGCGTCCAGCCACACCTCTCAGTTCTACATCACCGTCCTCCACTCCAACAGCAAGGAGCAGACACTGGAGGAAAAGG AGGCCGTTCTGGACCTCCCTGAGGACTCCAGCCTGGAGCTGGTGTGGAAGAACAACGAGCGTCTCAAGGAGTACGTCCTGGTTCGGTCCAAGGAGCTGGAATTTGAAGAGGACCCTGGGTCGGTCAACGAGACAGCCAGGGCTGGACACTTCACCCTGGAGCAGTGCCTCAACCTCTTCACTAGGCCTGAGGTGCTGGCACCAGAGGAGGCATG gtACTGTCCAAAGTGCCAGCAGCACAGAGAGGCCTCCAAGCAGCTGCTGCTATGGCGTCTGCCCAACGTCCTCATCATCCAGCTCAAACGCTTCTCCTTCCGCAGCTTCATCTGGAGGGACAAGATCAATGACATGGTCGACTTCCCCgtcag GAACCTGGACCTCAGTAAGTTCTGTATTGGTCAGAAGGATGACATGCAGCAGCCGCCCATCTATGACCTCTATGCAGTCATCAATCACTACGGGGGCATGATCGGAGGTCACTACACTGCCTACGCACGCCTGCCCAGCGCCCAGAACAGCCAGCGCAGTGATGTTG gctGGCGTCTTTTTGATGACAGTACGGTGACTATGGTGGAGGAGAGCCAGGTGGTGACACGCTATGCCTACGTGCTGTTCTACCGCCGCCGCAACTCCCCTGTGGAACGACCACCTCGCTTACTGGGGGCCGAGTCCCCCACCTCTGCAGGAGCCAGCGCCAGCCAG GCATCTCTGATATGGCAGGAActggagcaggaagaggagggtgtTGAAGAGGGCCCCCGGGGCCTGTTCCGTCCCAGGCTGGGGAGGAGAAGAGCAGCCAGGAGGGAGGATGGGGTGGAGGGGCAGGTGTGGCGGCTGCTGCGCCAAAGGATCCCGCATTATTCTGATGACGACTGTGTCCGATATTTTGTCCTGGGTACCTTGGCTGCTCTACTAGCGTTGTTAGTGAACCTACTGTACAGAGCCAACTGGGGCTAA